Within the Eucalyptus grandis isolate ANBG69807.140 chromosome 1, ASM1654582v1, whole genome shotgun sequence genome, the region GTAAGCAACAGTTCTGTTGAAGATGTCACTCTTTTTTTGTTAGGATTCTTgttgtcaaaatttttgaagagTCTCACGTCAACATATGGATCTTCAGTCCAACTTTTATAATCAATTGAATTGTGAGTTTTATATGGCTTGTTGGGTATGTATGCCTTTTATGACTGAGCAGTCTCTCTTCACTCTCACTTCTGATTCATTCGCACAAGTGAGTAGGTTTCTGCTGAACTCACAATTTAGCAGACTAAAGTAAACAACAATAACTGTTTATTAAGATTTAGAGAACAAAGAGCAAAGACAAAACTGGCTTTACCTGAGGGAAGTTGACTCCTAACTGTAATCCCCATCTGTCAAATTCATCTTCAAAAACTCATGTTTTATTGCGTATGCCCAATTTTAGCCGCAAAGCACATTTTCCTTGATCATCATTAATAGTTTTCATGCCATGTCTGCTTCCTTCTCAACCTCAATGGtcacatgtttttcttttcccacttGGGAATTCTGAGCTCTTATGCAAAGTTGGTAGTGATGCGCATGTTAAGGCTCATTTTCTTTCCTACTTTGCATATTCTCTGTTTCAGGCAATTTATGCTTAAATTGGTGGCCACATGCACATTAAGACTTTTTGTCCCTAAATGACCCCTACATGTCCTGTTGAGGTTTATTAGTGCTGCAAAGCTGCAGAACTTCTGTGATTCGCAAGCTCCTGTTCTACCGCCAAAGAACTTATATGGATAGTTGTGATGGAGAAAGGGAAGATGTACTTACAACTCAATCAATTTGCCAAGGTGGTTTCGTATGTGCTTAAAAGGAACGTCTCTGATTTTTTGTGTTGAGCTTTCTGCAGAATATTCCAATTATGATAGTCATGAAGGCAATGGGAATGGAAAGTGATCAAGAGGTTGTCCAGATGATCGGCAGAGACCCTAGATATAGTGCCCTACTTCTTCCATCGATTGAGGTATGTGTTTGGtcaaggaaatttttttatgcttgTTAGGATCAATCATTTTTCGTCTGACAATTCTGTATGCATTAGAGCGAATCTTTAGCGACTGATTTTCTCTAATGCTTGTGATTATGTGCATGTAATATCTTATCTTGTTTTATGATCTTCCGGAGCATTAATTTTCTCATGCTATCATGGCGTGTTTAATTGCCaatgataattatttttctggaaaatggaATTATGAAAACCTTTGTAGTCCTGGGTAAATTTAGTGAAGTCATCGTGGAAGTGGATAAGCTTAATCCAGTTTACTTATCAATATCATGTAGGAAGGATATGAAATTGTATTTGGTTGCATGTTTCTGATTTTGTGTATTCTCTCTAGGTTATGGCTTTTATGTCTCACAAGTTGCTTTAATCTCGGGAATGTGCAAGCCTCAGTATATTTACACAACAACAAGCTCTTGAGTTCCTCCAGGGAAAGGTTTGAAAAGCTTTGCAACTTCAAGCTCTTGAGTTTcctattgcatttttgttctgCAAGAGTTCAACAAGTTCCTTCAGCTTGTAATATAGTTCCCATTGGCTCTGCACTTTAAACAGAAAAGAGGGACCACTCCATTATTGAATACACCATGTTAATTGTTTGTTTATGCACTCTGGGACCTATGCTCTTGTGCCTGGCCAGGTCTTTAACGAATAGCATAATCATATATCTCAACTCAACTCTAGATGCAAGTACATGAAATCTCGACAACTAACttcattgttttttctttcctgttCCAGGCCAATATAATGCATACATTTTCCCAGGACTTGGTCTAGGCTTGATAATGTCTGGGCTTGCGAACTTTGGTATTCTAAGAGCATGACAATTCAATTTGCCGATGGAGCGGCATTAGTCAAAGGGACAAAaaggtgctttttttttttttttttttttatgcttctgctcccaaggaaatatttttggcaatttatgGAGATAGAAGCTTTGgtttgtctctttccttcttcattataattaaaatctgaaaatgaaaaaaaaaagaacctattggaacctgtacccgagggtaggttccaagttccagacGGAACCAAACCAGAatcgggaaccgctcaccccttgTGAGGCACAGATAGTGTTGACCCAATGACGAGCTTCGGGGTGCGGCGTTGACAGTCACTCGAGGTTCTCGATTCCGTCTGGTGAAAACTCAAATGTCACACATTGTACAGATCTTCTGTCCATCTTACTCTAATGTTTGGTTAAAGTCCACTCATTAGTGATTTTTCTAATATATCTTGCCTCATGCTGTCAAAATATTCTAAATCTCCTTCTCTTTCATacctatcttttttcttttgttgttttatctCTAACTTTATTCGGCCGGAATTTGTTTTTAGATAGAAGATGGCCACCCCAGAA harbors:
- the LOC104436079 gene encoding DNA-directed RNA polymerase III subunit 2-like translates to MEKGKMYLQLNQFAKNIPIMIVMKAMGMESDQEVVQMIGRDPRYSALLLPSIEECASLSIFTQQQALEFLQGKKRGTTPLLNTPC